A genomic stretch from Candidatus Nitrotoga arctica includes:
- a CDS encoding GtrA family protein, with amino-acid sequence MSRRLPNFPRSINQILSIFNRQAEFVRYVISGGTATVVNLAAIWLSRQITNYEISVFIGAIAGTITTYLLTKIFVFNANSKAFDHSEIMRFLSVHAVVCMQIWLVSVSIERWVLPVYWTSNLREALASMIGVGSVVFTGFFLHRNVTFRTDLKL; translated from the coding sequence TTGAGTCGTCGGTTGCCAAACTTTCCAAGATCAATTAATCAGATTCTCAGCATATTCAATCGACAGGCAGAATTTGTGCGTTATGTCATTAGCGGAGGCACAGCTACCGTGGTGAATTTAGCCGCCATATGGCTTTCAAGGCAAATCACAAATTATGAAATCTCTGTTTTTATTGGCGCTATAGCCGGCACAATAACCACTTATTTACTTACAAAAATATTCGTATTTAACGCCAATAGCAAGGCTTTTGATCATTCTGAGATCATGCGGTTTTTGTCTGTTCACGCTGTGGTTTGCATGCAAATCTGGCTTGTTTCTGTATCGATTGAACGATGGGTGCTGCCGGTTTACTGGACTAGCAATCTCAGAGAAGCCCTTGCTAGCATGATAGGTGTTGGCTCAGTCGTGTTTACTGGATTTTTTCTGCATCGAAATGTGACATTTCGAACAGACCTTAAACTGTGA
- a CDS encoding SDR family oxidoreductase, with amino-acid sequence MQKILVIGATSAIATACARRWAVHGAIFFLVGRTAEKLGQVADDLAARGATVYTHVLDLNRFDQHSAMLDACYAALGQIDIALIAHGTLPDQKACEQDAQLAIQEFTNNALSVIALLTELANRMEAQKSGCIAVISSVAGDRGRPSNYLYGAAKGAVTNFCSGLRGRLFKSGVQVLTIKPGFVDTPMTKDLALPKLLLVTPDKVAQDIVRAVEKRRDTLYTPWFWRFIMLIIIHIPGGIFRRMTM; translated from the coding sequence ATGCAAAAAATTCTCGTAATAGGCGCAACTTCCGCCATTGCCACCGCCTGTGCACGGCGTTGGGCCGTTCATGGTGCAATCTTCTTTCTGGTAGGTAGAACAGCCGAAAAACTCGGCCAGGTTGCCGATGACCTGGCTGCACGGGGCGCAACCGTCTATACCCATGTGCTAGACCTGAACCGTTTTGATCAACACTCAGCCATGCTGGATGCCTGTTACGCAGCGTTGGGGCAGATTGATATCGCCCTTATCGCCCACGGCACTCTGCCTGACCAGAAGGCTTGCGAACAGGATGCTCAACTCGCAATACAAGAGTTCACCAACAACGCCCTGAGCGTGATCGCCCTGCTCACTGAATTGGCCAACCGCATGGAAGCGCAGAAGTCCGGCTGCATCGCGGTAATTTCCTCGGTGGCGGGTGATCGCGGGCGACCCTCCAACTACCTCTATGGCGCAGCCAAGGGCGCGGTAACTAATTTTTGCAGCGGTCTACGGGGCAGGCTGTTCAAGTCTGGCGTGCAGGTACTGACCATCAAGCCCGGTTTCGTCGATACCCCCATGACTAAGGACTTGGCTCTGCCCAAGCTGTTGCTGGTAACACCAGACAAGGTGGCGCAAGACATCGTGCGCGCGGTGGAGAAGCGGCGCGACACCCTATACACCCCCTGGTTCTGGCGCTTCATCATGCTGATCATCATCCATATCCCCGGCGGAATCTTTAGGCGCATGACTATGTGA